The Methanomassiliicoccus sp. genomic sequence CGATGATGACCCCGACATCGGCCGCCCCACATGGTCTCGGCCCGCGCTTCAATACGGACATCGATTCACCTTCGATGATCGTACCGCCTGCATCTTTAATGGCCGGGGGTATGTTGCCAACCTTCATATCGCATAAGTGTTCAGCTAGTATCATGACCACCGACCGGCTGGAGAGCGTCATCCTGAGCCGCATCGCCATGCTGTCGGCCAGCAACCCGGAGCTGGACATCGAATGGGCCATCATCAACGATGACTGGGGGGTGCTGACCATCAGCGAGGGTCGCAAAGTGATAGGTTTCGAGTACGTGGAGTCGGAGGTGTCCTCCTTCCGGCCGGAGCGCATCAGGGTCTACGAGGAAACGCTGGACCATGGGTTGTCGGCGGTCGTCATCGTCCCTGAGGAGATGTACCTGGAGGTCCGCCGCAGGGTGTCTAGGGCTTTGGGCCCCAGGTCGCCGGCCGTCCTGTGCTATGATTCGATCGGCATCACGGCCATGCCGAGGCCATCTTAGGAGCAAACTTTCTTTATGCAAGCGCCTGATACTCCGTGAGTCAGGTGAATGGGATGCGAGAGCCAGCGAAGACGATACCTACGGGAGTGGCCGATTTTGACTCGATCATCAAGGGCGGGTTCCCCGCTGGCTCGGTCATTCTTTTAGTGGGCGACCTGGGCGCCGGGCAGACCGAGTTCGCCCTGACCTCCGCAGCCAAGCTTGCCATGGTCAAGGAGACTCCTCAGTCAGCAGCGTTCCTGCTGGGAGCGGGAAAGGAATCCCGCCTGCCGGATCAGATATGCTACATCACTTTCTCCCGTTCCAAGGACGAGGTCCTGCAGGAGCTGGAGACGGCGTTCAACGCCGACTTCTACGCGGCCTTCGAGCGGGTGGTGCAGTTCCGCGACTTCTCGCCGGCGTACTTCCGCAAGACCATGGTGCCCCGGTCCTGGACGGGGGAGACGACCTCCATATTCTCCTCCGACAGCTCGAACGAGAGCGTATTGGAGGGCCTGGTCAACTACCTCGAGGAGAAGGCCCCGGGATCGATGATCGTCATTGACTCCCTGACCGATCTGGTGGTCAGCGCCAACATCGAGATCACCGACCTGGTGGCGGTGATGCGGGGCATGCAGCGGGTGGCCAAGCGGTGGGGGGGCATCATCTACCTGGTCCTCACCAACAACGTGCTGGACGAGAAGAAACAGCGCATGCTCATGGACAGCGTGGACGGCTCCCTGGTGTTCGAGTGGAGCCGATACCTGAACTCGTCCAAGCGCCAGCGGTACATGTACGTGGAGAAGTTCATCTCGCTGCTGCCTCACCTGGACAAGGAAAGGATCGCCAGGTTCGCGACCGTGGTGACGGCACAGAGCGGGCTGGTGGTCATCGACACAGAAAGGATAGGATGATGGTGGAAATGGATCGCGTGAAGACGGGAATTGACGGGCTCGATGAGATGCTGGAAGGCGGCCTCCCCAAGTCGCAGGCGGTTGCGATCATGGGCTCCTTCGGTACGGGTAAGACCACCTTCGGGCTGCAGTTCATCCAGCAGGGTTTGAAGCAGGGAGAGAAGGGCATATTCATAAGTCTGGAGGAGGACCAGGAGTCGATCCTGTCCGCTGCCCGCTCGTTCGGGTGGGACCTCGCGCCGTTCATCGACCAGAAGAGCCTGGCCATCGTCAAGCTGGAGCCGACCGACGCGAAGACGACCATCACCCGCATCCGGAGCGAGCTCCCGGACTTCATCAAGAGCTTCGGGGCGTCGCGCATCGTGCTCGATTCAGTGTCCCTTCTCAACCTCCTCTTCGACGCCGACCACGAGAAGCGTTCGAACCTGTTCAACCTTATCCAGATGATCAAAAAAACCGGTGCGACATGCCTCATGACCGCCGAGGTCAACGATAGCAACCCCAACGCCTCCCGCGACGGTCTGGTGGAGTACGCGGTGGATGGTGTCATCGCCTTGCGGTACGAGGAGAACAAGGAGCGCGGGGAGGTCCAGCTGACGGTCCGGGTGATGAAGATGCGCCGCATCGCCCACTCGAGACGGGTGAAGCCGTACGCCATCACCGCCAAGGGGATCGAGGTCCACGCCGCGGCCGATGCCTTCTAGAAAAGGTCAAGGGCGAGCAGCTCGCACGTGGGTGCGATGAGCGAGAACGACCGCCACGTGGTGTTGTACCTCGCGGTCAGCCTGGACGGCCACGTCGCCCGGCGGGACGGCAGCGTCGACTGGTTGCCGACCGAAGGACCTGAAGACCACGGTTACGCGCAATTCCTAAGCACCGTGGACACCGTGGTCATGGGCCGGACGACCTATGAGCAGCTGCTGACCTTCGGCCCCTACCCCTACCGAGGAATGGAAGGCTATGTCTTCACCTCCCGCCGTCGGGGGCAGGATGCGAACGTGAGGTTCGTCAGCGGCGCCGTCAAGACCTTCGCCAGCGAGCTTCGCTCCGCCCCGGGGAAGGACATCTGGCTGGTGGGAGGGGCCCGGCTGGCGCAGAGCTTCCTGGCGGCCGGGGAGGTCGACCGGGTGATCATCACGGTAGTGCCCCGCCTCCTGGGAGAGGGCATCCCCCTCTTCGGACGGGGCCCGGAGCGACCGCTCCGCCTCGTGAGCTGCGAGACCTTCTCCGACGGCCTGGTCCAGTTGAGGTACGGCGTGGATGACCTCACTCGTGCATTGCCTTGAGTGCCTGGTCCTTCACTCCTGACCGGTCCACAAGCTGCTTGACCACGGGCAGGGAGGTGATCTTGGACATCGCCCGCACGGTCCCCCGCTTGGCTTGGATCCTCAGCAGGGGAACGTCCCTCGCCCCGAAGCGATACTTGTACTCCTCTGGCCCGGCCCCGAAGTCGAACTTGGTGAAGCCGGCCTTCTGCGCCTCGGTGAGTGCGTATAATGACACGAGGTTGCCAGGGGAGAACTCTGAGAACTTGTTGCTCATACCCACCCGGTAGGCGCGCATGATGTCCCCGTCCTCCAGGCACAGCATCTGTGAAGCCAGGGATCCGTCGATCCATACCTCGTAGATCATGCCGCGTCCCTCGGCCACGGTGGCGGTCATGACCTGCTTGAGGAAGCTGGAGAGGTTCTCGCTGGAGAATATGCTGCCGCCCTTGTCCTCCCACCGGGCCAGGTGCTGGAGGGTGTACATCGACACCGCCTCCTCCGCTTCCTTCGGCAGGTCCACGCAGCGGTACCGGATGCGGCTCTCTGCCTCCAGCCCGTTGGATATCTTGCGCAGCGAGCGCTTGGTGCGGGACGATAGCACTTCCATGACATCTCCCTCAGGAGGGATATCGATGACCGGGCAGGGAGTGTGGACGAGCTCATCGGTCTCCCAGCGTTCCGCGACCTTGCGGTACAGACTCTGAGCCACCGCCCCATCGCTCATCTCGTTGAGATGAAGGACGTTCCACTCGATCTTATCCATCTCCTCCACGATGCGCTCGAGGACGTCCTCGCGGTTCTCGTCGACCAGCAGGCCGAGCTCGTATAGTTCGGCCACCCCGGCGCCGTTACCGATGAGGGACAGCTTCTTGAGCCTGAGGCCCATGGACTTCTGCTCGGTGAGCACGAAGGGAGCGATGGCGATAACCTGGCCGTACTCCTCCACGAACACCACACGGGGCGATGCCACCTTGTCGAAGTGACGGAGCCACTCGATGGCCCAGTCGAAGGAGGTGAAGATCGAACCTCCAGTACTCTTCCTTACCGCCTCCCACTCCGCCTGCATGGACTGCAGGTCGACGGTCTGGTCCAGCCTCCACGTCCTGAGCATCAATGGTCCCCCATGCGTCTTTCGTCCGTCACCGGTTCAGCGAGGCCGCAGCCTCTCACGTGCTTCGCGCTAGGGTCCGCGTCGAACGCTCCGGGCAGGCCGCTCACCTTTCCTACTCCCGTCGATATGCAAGGTCCCTCTATTAGCCCGTTCCTCCTGCCTGATGATGCAGAGAATGAGAACGAGGTGCGGAGGGCCGTCATCCCGCCTTCCTCCCCAGTTCCAGGTAGGAGTGCAGGTAGCTATCCGGGCTGTGATATCTGGCATACCGTTCCAGCGCCCTGCGCGAAGCCTCTTCTCGCAACCCGCGGTCCTCCTCCATTCGGCGCATGGCCTCCCCGATGGCGGTGGGAGTGGTCTCCACGGTCAGGCCGCATCCCCCGGCCACGAGGTCCGGCAGGCCGCCGTTGGGAGAGACCAGCAGCGGGGTGCCCACCGACAGCGCCTCGATGCACGACAGGGGGGAGTTCTCCTGGCAAACCGAGGGGGCGACCAGGGCGATGGCCGAGGCGACCTCCTCCAGAACCTCCTTGCGGGACAGGAATCCGAGGCCTCGGGCCCGGCCCCCGGTGCGCTCGGTGACGGCCCTGAGCTCGGGCTCCAGGCTCCCGCTGCCCAGGACGTGCAGCTCGGCCTTCACCCCGCTGCGCTCGTACCCCTGCAGCAGGAGGTCCAGGCCCTTGTGCCTCTCCAGCACCCCCACGAATACGAAGTGCGGAGGAGCGTTCTTGCCGTCCACCGGCCCGGGCGGGGGGACGAAGTTCGGCAGTACCACGGACTCCAGCCCGGCGCGCTCCCGCAGGAACCGGGCCATGTATTCCGAGGGAGATATGACCTTATCGATATTCATGAGCCTCCCTTTGAACCCGTTGCCCCGCCACAGCTGGGGCGGTCGGCCGGTCCGCAGAGAGCAGGTGAGGCACCGGTCGCGATCGCAGGTATCCCGGCCGAGGTACGCCAGGTCGCTGCGAGGGCACACCGGCCAGTGGTCGTGGGCGGTGAACAGCTGAGGCCTGCCGATATCTAGCACGCCCTGGCCGAGCAGGGAGATATTGTGGTGATGGACCCAGGCGGGATGGACCTCGCCGATAACCTTCCGAAGCTCCCTCTCCGCGGCCCGGTTCCGCCCGCTGATATAGGTCAGCTGGGCGGACCCTGCCCCGAGCGAGGTGCTCACCGGATGGACCACGACGTCCGAGGAGATGGGCGCCGGGTCCTTCCCCTTGGCCTTGAGGGCGTAGGCGTCCCGGCTATGGATGACATGGACCTCGTGCCCGCGGCGAACAAGCTCCTCGGCCAGGTACCTGACGTGCACCGCGTCCCCGCCCAGGTGGTAGGGCGGATAGAATGTCGAGGTCATCACTATGCGTTCCGTCTCCATGGTAAACCTAGTGTGCGTCCTTCATTCCGTGGAAGACGTAGTTGTTGGTGATCTTCAGCGCGTACCTGGTCGCCAGATACAGGTCGGACGGGTCTTGGACCAAGTGCTTGACGTTCGACAGCCACCACCTGCCAGAAGTGTAAAGGGTCTTGTATGCCTTCTTCCTGGCCTCGTCCAGGTCCTCGGGTGACATCTTCTCGGTGCCGATGACGGAGGCATGCTGGTACATTTTTCGGAAATCAGGCTCCTCCAGCCCCGGCAGCCCGTAGATCTGTTCATGCAGCCGGGTTCCCGGGTACGGCACGGCGACGTTGAACTGGGCCGAGGTCGGCAGGGTCTCGCGGACGAACTTCAGGGTTTCCTCCACGCTGTCCCAGTCCTCTCCCGGCAGCCCGAAGATGAACGAGCACAGCACCTTGAGGCGCTGGGCCTTGGCCGCCAGGATGGCGTCCTTGGCCTGCTGTACGGTGACATGTTTCTCCACCGAATCGAGGATGCGCTGGCTCCCGGACTCGATGCCGAAGGAGATACCCCTGCACCCGGCCCTGCGCATGAGGCTCAGCAGC encodes the following:
- a CDS encoding ATPase domain-containing protein, which produces MREPAKTIPTGVADFDSIIKGGFPAGSVILLVGDLGAGQTEFALTSAAKLAMVKETPQSAAFLLGAGKESRLPDQICYITFSRSKDEVLQELETAFNADFYAAFERVVQFRDFSPAYFRKTMVPRSWTGETTSIFSSDSSNESVLEGLVNYLEEKAPGSMIVIDSLTDLVVSANIEITDLVAVMRGMQRVAKRWGGIIYLVLTNNVLDEKKQRMLMDSVDGSLVFEWSRYLNSSKRQRYMYVEKFISLLPHLDKERIARFATVVTAQSGLVVIDTERIG
- a CDS encoding KaiC domain-containing protein — its product is MDRVKTGIDGLDEMLEGGLPKSQAVAIMGSFGTGKTTFGLQFIQQGLKQGEKGIFISLEEDQESILSAARSFGWDLAPFIDQKSLAIVKLEPTDAKTTITRIRSELPDFIKSFGASRIVLDSVSLLNLLFDADHEKRSNLFNLIQMIKKTGATCLMTAEVNDSNPNASRDGLVEYAVDGVIALRYEENKERGEVQLTVRVMKMRRIAHSRRVKPYAITAKGIEVHAAADAF
- a CDS encoding glycosyltransferase, coding for METERIVMTSTFYPPYHLGGDAVHVRYLAEELVRRGHEVHVIHSRDAYALKAKGKDPAPISSDVVVHPVSTSLGAGSAQLTYISGRNRAAERELRKVIGEVHPAWVHHHNISLLGQGVLDIGRPQLFTAHDHWPVCPRSDLAYLGRDTCDRDRCLTCSLRTGRPPQLWRGNGFKGRLMNIDKVISPSEYMARFLRERAGLESVVLPNFVPPPGPVDGKNAPPHFVFVGVLERHKGLDLLLQGYERSGVKAELHVLGSGSLEPELRAVTERTGGRARGLGFLSRKEVLEEVASAIALVAPSVCQENSPLSCIEALSVGTPLLVSPNGGLPDLVAGGCGLTVETTPTAIGEAMRRMEEDRGLREEASRRALERYARYHSPDSYLHSYLELGRKAG
- a CDS encoding dihydrofolate reductase family protein — protein: MSENDRHVVLYLAVSLDGHVARRDGSVDWLPTEGPEDHGYAQFLSTVDTVVMGRTTYEQLLTFGPYPYRGMEGYVFTSRRRGQDANVRFVSGAVKTFASELRSAPGKDIWLVGGARLAQSFLAAGEVDRVIITVVPRLLGEGIPLFGRGPERPLRLVSCETFSDGLVQLRYGVDDLTRALP
- a CDS encoding GNAT family N-acetyltransferase — its product is MLRTWRLDQTVDLQSMQAEWEAVRKSTGGSIFTSFDWAIEWLRHFDKVASPRVVFVEEYGQVIAIAPFVLTEQKSMGLRLKKLSLIGNGAGVAELYELGLLVDENREDVLERIVEEMDKIEWNVLHLNEMSDGAVAQSLYRKVAERWETDELVHTPCPVIDIPPEGDVMEVLSSRTKRSLRKISNGLEAESRIRYRCVDLPKEAEEAVSMYTLQHLARWEDKGGSIFSSENLSSFLKQVMTATVAEGRGMIYEVWIDGSLASQMLCLEDGDIMRAYRVGMSNKFSEFSPGNLVSLYALTEAQKAGFTKFDFGAGPEEYKYRFGARDVPLLRIQAKRGTVRAMSKITSLPVVKQLVDRSGVKDQALKAMHE